In Amycolatopsis sp. EV170708-02-1, the following are encoded in one genomic region:
- a CDS encoding cytochrome P450, with protein sequence MGSIRSRVLAWIGRRYLARQQKNGFDLAKMSVIPDNALLPLKRDGLDPVAELGRIRAEEPISKLDLPFGMNGWLVTGYDEAKAVLGKVGEFSSDFTNLVGNAGVTEDQNPGGLGFADPPVHTRLRRLLTPEFTMRRLSRLTPRIDEIVADQLDAMAKADGPVDLWEAFALPIPSLTICELLGVPYEDRDDFQRLSTARFDLFGGAGASLGAMTESLSYLDEIVKKQREKPGDGLLGMLIKEHGDEIDDRELAGLADGVLTGGLETTASMLALGALVLLKDRELFEAVRGDDEAVHKFVEELLRYLTVVQMAFPRFAKEDMDIAGVRIAKGDIVLVSLSVANRDGVLGEDMEKFDATREPTSHLAFGWGIHRCIGAELARMELRTAYPALVRRFPEMRLAIAPEEVGFRKVSIVYGVDALPVLLD encoded by the coding sequence ATGGGGAGCATTCGCTCGCGCGTGCTGGCTTGGATCGGCCGCCGTTACCTCGCGCGTCAGCAGAAGAACGGGTTCGACCTGGCCAAGATGTCGGTCATCCCGGACAACGCGCTGCTGCCTCTCAAGCGCGACGGTCTCGACCCGGTGGCCGAGCTGGGCCGGATCCGCGCCGAGGAGCCGATCAGCAAACTCGACCTGCCGTTCGGGATGAACGGCTGGCTGGTCACCGGCTACGACGAGGCCAAGGCCGTGCTCGGCAAGGTCGGCGAGTTCAGCAGCGACTTCACGAACCTGGTCGGGAACGCCGGCGTGACCGAGGACCAGAACCCGGGCGGGCTCGGGTTCGCCGATCCGCCGGTGCACACCCGGCTGCGGCGGCTGCTCACGCCGGAGTTCACCATGCGGCGGCTGTCACGCTTGACACCGCGGATCGACGAGATCGTCGCCGACCAGCTCGACGCGATGGCGAAGGCGGACGGCCCCGTCGATCTGTGGGAGGCCTTCGCCCTGCCGATCCCGTCGCTGACGATCTGTGAGCTGCTGGGCGTCCCGTACGAGGATCGCGACGACTTCCAGCGGCTGAGCACCGCGCGGTTCGATCTCTTCGGTGGCGCGGGCGCGTCACTCGGCGCGATGACCGAGTCACTGTCCTATTTGGACGAGATCGTCAAGAAGCAGCGCGAGAAGCCGGGCGACGGCTTGCTCGGCATGCTCATCAAGGAGCACGGCGACGAGATCGACGACCGCGAACTGGCCGGTCTCGCCGACGGCGTGCTCACCGGCGGGCTGGAGACCACGGCGAGCATGCTCGCGCTCGGCGCGCTCGTGCTTCTCAAGGATCGCGAGCTGTTCGAGGCCGTCCGCGGCGACGACGAGGCCGTCCACAAGTTCGTCGAGGAACTCCTGCGGTACCTCACCGTGGTGCAGATGGCCTTCCCGCGGTTCGCCAAGGAGGACATGGACATCGCCGGCGTCCGGATCGCGAAGGGAGACATCGTGCTGGTGTCGCTCAGCGTCGCGAACCGCGATGGCGTCCTCGGCGAGGACATGGAGAAGTTCGACGCGACCCGCGAGCCGACGTCGCATCTCGCCTTCGGCTGGGGCATCCACCGCTGCATCGGTGCCGAACTGGCCAGGATGGAGCTGCGCACCGCGTATCCCGCGCTGGTCCGCCGGTTCCCGGAGATGCGGCTGGCGATCGCGCCGGAAGAGGTGGGCTTCCGGAAGGTCTCGATCGTCTACGGCGTCGACGCGCTGCCCGTGCTGCTGGACTGA
- a CDS encoding AAA family ATPase, with protein sequence MSAALIGRDHPAGVLRAEIARATESHGGLVLVTGEAGIGKTTLVTGAAEEAKRLGALVLNGSCWDSASAPGYWPWTQVVRGLRRAVGERCWAAMADSALDVLLGEARGDGAADGFRLYDAVTSVLVAASQDQPVVVVLDDLHWADAASLRLLEFAAQHTWFERLLLVGTYRDVEVEATDHPLRSLMLPLLAKATSVTLTGLEPDEVGTLMARTAGAEPDDALIAEVHRRTGGNPFFVEQTARLWHSGGSAETIAPGVADALQRRLSLLPQPVLALLTTASVLGREFHRRLLAGVASAPVPQVDRLLDQAVAARLVVVHGQGRFAFAHDLVRETLYASLSEPERRNRHAAVVAAARETPSSSDKLFPADMARHALLAGRELDPDQAVDLLLAAAIDATGRMAIEETTTHYRRAMEIVEDRRRQAVIALELGAHLTRHHDTEEGRKVLDDVSVLIRELDDDDLLARLALTLIRADHKGLRPDETVKVLTEAHGRLCGREPGRDVTVEEMTQELTAHIMITARDDQDDSALLFGLWARHDAIWGPGSAAERERLTDELVLVGRRTSNAELEHYAASFKWVALLEQGDPRYFEQYQEFLALAATGRAPSSQLASRIDQSIIATLQGRFAEAEALIQQVISCHEGDEHPHFGDLNQLQRWVRWCLEGRFDELAGLHREISRGGYAYGRLLEAITAAQREEAREAVRLTDLAADVKPYPRDLEALWLRCQAHTAAVSRDPERCEAARALLLPYSGEWLVSLYGCEISGPVDLWLGRLDLAQERWNEAVDRLRGALLSADRLRATVWATEAKSWLANALLGRNLDGDATAAVNLLSEVAEEATALGMRPVMARVTRARETARTPAAPTAEFRRDEAVWTLRFDGVTAHLPDSKGLRDLHFLLGRPGSEVAAVRLLDPEGGEVVVAAKSLGGDAVLDEEAKARYRARLDELDELIDTATGLGQDTRAAALDRERDALLAELRSAAGLGGRTRRLGDEAERARKTVTARIRDTLRKLDEQHPALAAHLRASVTTGSSCRYAPENKVPWRL encoded by the coding sequence ATGTCAGCCGCGCTCATCGGACGTGACCATCCCGCGGGGGTGCTCCGCGCGGAGATCGCCCGTGCCACCGAAAGCCACGGCGGGCTGGTGCTGGTCACCGGGGAAGCCGGGATCGGCAAGACCACGCTCGTCACCGGCGCCGCCGAAGAAGCGAAGCGTCTCGGCGCCCTCGTGCTCAACGGGTCCTGCTGGGACTCGGCGAGCGCTCCTGGCTACTGGCCCTGGACACAGGTGGTCCGCGGGCTGCGGCGCGCGGTCGGCGAGCGTTGCTGGGCCGCGATGGCCGACAGTGCGCTCGATGTCCTGCTCGGAGAGGCACGCGGCGACGGCGCGGCGGACGGGTTCCGGTTGTACGACGCGGTGACGAGCGTGCTGGTGGCCGCCTCCCAGGACCAGCCGGTCGTCGTGGTGCTCGACGATCTGCACTGGGCCGACGCCGCGTCGCTGCGGTTGCTCGAGTTCGCCGCTCAGCACACCTGGTTCGAACGGCTGCTTCTGGTCGGCACGTACCGGGATGTCGAGGTCGAGGCGACCGATCACCCGCTTCGCTCGCTCATGCTGCCGCTGCTCGCGAAGGCCACTTCGGTCACTCTCACCGGCCTCGAACCGGACGAGGTCGGCACGCTCATGGCCAGGACGGCGGGCGCGGAGCCCGACGACGCGCTGATCGCCGAGGTCCACCGCCGCACCGGCGGGAATCCGTTCTTCGTCGAGCAGACGGCGCGGCTGTGGCACAGCGGCGGTTCCGCCGAGACCATCGCCCCCGGCGTGGCCGATGCCCTGCAGAGGCGGCTTTCCCTGCTCCCCCAGCCGGTTCTCGCCCTGCTGACCACCGCGTCCGTACTGGGCAGGGAATTCCACCGGCGGCTGCTCGCGGGGGTGGCGTCGGCGCCCGTGCCCCAGGTGGACCGGCTGCTCGATCAGGCCGTCGCGGCGCGGCTGGTCGTGGTGCACGGGCAGGGCCGGTTCGCCTTCGCCCACGACCTGGTCCGCGAGACGCTGTACGCGAGCCTGTCCGAACCGGAGCGCCGCAACCGTCACGCCGCGGTCGTCGCGGCGGCCCGCGAGACGCCGTCTTCGTCGGACAAGCTCTTCCCCGCGGACATGGCCCGCCACGCGTTGCTCGCGGGCCGGGAACTCGATCCGGACCAGGCCGTCGACCTGCTGCTCGCCGCTGCGATCGACGCCACCGGCCGGATGGCGATCGAGGAGACGACCACGCATTACCGGCGGGCGATGGAAATCGTCGAAGACCGGCGGCGCCAGGCGGTCATCGCGCTCGAATTGGGCGCGCATCTGACCCGCCACCACGACACGGAGGAGGGCAGGAAGGTCCTCGACGACGTCTCGGTGCTCATCCGTGAACTCGACGACGACGATCTCCTCGCCCGGCTGGCGCTGACCCTGATCCGCGCCGATCACAAGGGCCTGCGGCCCGACGAGACGGTCAAGGTACTCACCGAAGCGCATGGACGGTTGTGCGGCCGTGAGCCCGGCCGGGACGTCACCGTCGAAGAGATGACGCAGGAACTGACCGCGCACATCATGATCACCGCCCGCGACGACCAGGACGATTCCGCCCTGTTGTTCGGTTTGTGGGCCCGGCACGACGCGATCTGGGGGCCGGGCAGCGCCGCGGAACGCGAGCGGCTCACCGACGAACTGGTCCTCGTCGGCCGCCGCACGTCGAACGCGGAATTGGAGCACTACGCGGCGTCGTTCAAATGGGTGGCGCTGCTCGAACAGGGCGATCCCCGGTATTTCGAGCAGTATCAGGAATTCCTCGCCCTGGCGGCCACCGGCAGGGCGCCGAGTTCGCAGCTGGCGTCCCGGATCGACCAGAGCATCATCGCCACGCTCCAGGGCCGGTTCGCCGAAGCCGAGGCGTTGATCCAGCAGGTGATCTCGTGCCACGAAGGCGACGAGCATCCCCATTTCGGTGACCTGAACCAGTTGCAGCGGTGGGTCCGGTGGTGTCTGGAGGGGCGGTTCGACGAGCTCGCCGGGCTGCACCGCGAGATCTCCCGCGGTGGGTACGCGTACGGCCGGCTGCTGGAGGCGATCACCGCGGCCCAGCGCGAGGAAGCCAGGGAGGCCGTCCGGCTCACCGATCTCGCGGCCGACGTGAAGCCGTATCCGCGTGACCTGGAAGCGTTGTGGTTGCGCTGTCAGGCGCATACGGCGGCGGTCTCCCGCGATCCCGAACGCTGTGAAGCGGCCCGCGCGCTCCTCCTGCCGTACAGCGGGGAATGGCTGGTTTCCCTGTACGGCTGCGAGATCTCCGGCCCGGTCGACCTCTGGCTCGGCAGGCTCGATCTCGCGCAGGAACGGTGGAACGAAGCGGTGGACCGGCTGCGCGGTGCCCTGCTCTCCGCGGATCGTCTCAGGGCGACCGTCTGGGCGACCGAAGCCAAGTCCTGGCTGGCGAACGCCCTGCTCGGCCGTAACCTCGACGGCGACGCGACGGCCGCGGTGAACCTGCTGTCCGAAGTGGCCGAAGAAGCCACCGCGCTCGGTATGCGCCCGGTCATGGCCAGGGTGACGCGGGCGCGGGAGACCGCACGGACCCCGGCGGCGCCGACGGCCGAGTTCCGCCGCGACGAAGCCGTGTGGACGCTGCGCTTCGACGGCGTCACCGCCCACCTTCCGGACTCGAAAGGCTTGCGGGATCTGCATTTCCTGCTCGGCAGGCCGGGCTCGGAGGTGGCGGCCGTCCGGTTGCTCGATCCTGAGGGAGGCGAGGTGGTCGTCGCCGCGAAGAGTCTCGGCGGGGACGCCGTCCTCGACGAAGAGGCGAAGGCCCGGTACCGCGCGCGGCTGGACGAGCTCGACGAGCTGATCGACACCGCGACCGGGCTGGGACAGGACACGCGCGCCGCCGCGCTGGACCGGGAACGGGACGCGCTCCTCGCCGAGCTGCGGTCCGCGGCCGGGCTCGGCGGCCGCACCCGGCGGCTCGGCGACGAGGCCGAACGCGCCCGCAAGACGGTCACCGCCCGGATCCGGGACACCCTGCGCAAACTCGACGAGCAGCATCCGGCGCTGGCCGCGCACCTGCGCGCGTCGGTCACCACCGGTTCTTCGTGCCGGTACGCGCCCGAGAACAAGGTCCCCTGGCGGCTGTGA
- a CDS encoding ABC transporter permease — MSTTAVKDNEPVLAAPKAEDLAAVLLSKNRPQRPSALSTSVTFGWRAMLKIKHVPEQLFDVTAFPIMMTLMFTYLFGGALSDSPTQYLQYLLPGIMASSILMITMYTGISVNTDIEKGVFDRFRTLPIWRPSAMVGYLLGDMLRYLIASLVILGVGLIMGFRPAGGVGGVAAAILLLLAFSFAFSWIWTMFGLLLRSEKSVMGVSMMVLFPLTFLSNIYVNPETMPGWLQAFVDVNPVTHVVAAVRSMMEGDWNGGEISWVLIAGAVILAIFGTLTMRLYNRK, encoded by the coding sequence TTGAGCACCACGGCAGTCAAAGACAACGAACCCGTTCTCGCGGCACCGAAGGCGGAGGACCTCGCCGCCGTCCTGCTCTCGAAGAACCGCCCCCAGCGCCCCAGCGCGCTGTCGACGTCGGTCACCTTCGGGTGGCGCGCGATGCTGAAGATCAAGCACGTGCCCGAGCAGTTGTTCGACGTCACGGCGTTCCCGATCATGATGACGCTGATGTTCACCTACCTGTTCGGCGGCGCGCTGTCCGATTCGCCGACGCAGTACCTGCAGTATCTGCTGCCGGGCATCATGGCGAGCAGCATCCTGATGATCACCATGTACACCGGGATCTCGGTCAACACCGACATCGAAAAGGGTGTCTTCGACCGGTTCCGCACGCTGCCGATCTGGCGGCCGTCGGCGATGGTCGGCTACCTGCTCGGCGACATGCTGCGCTACCTCATCGCCTCGCTGGTGATCCTCGGCGTCGGGCTGATCATGGGCTTCCGCCCCGCCGGGGGAGTCGGGGGCGTGGCCGCAGCGATCCTCCTGCTGCTGGCGTTCTCGTTCGCGTTCTCGTGGATCTGGACGATGTTCGGCCTGTTGCTGCGCAGCGAGAAGTCGGTGATGGGCGTCAGCATGATGGTGCTGTTCCCGCTGACCTTCCTCAGCAACATCTACGTCAACCCCGAGACGATGCCGGGCTGGTTGCAGGCCTTCGTCGACGTGAACCCGGTGACCCACGTGGTCGCGGCGGTCCGCTCGATGATGGAGGGCGACTGGAACGGCGGCGAGATCAGCTGGGTGCTGATCGCCGGCGCGGTCATCCTCGCGATCTTCGGCACCTTGACGATGCGGCTCTACAACCGCAAATGA
- a CDS encoding ATP-binding cassette domain-containing protein, which produces MSELAIEASGLVKVFGENRAVDGIDLKVPAGTVYGVLGPNGAGKTTAVKMLATLLRPDGGEARIFGKDVVRDADAVRSMVSLTGQYASVDEDLTGTENLVLIGRLTGHRKPAARARAAELLAAFGLTEAAGRQVKNYSGGMRRRIDIAASILNTPDVLFLDEPTTGLDPRSRNQVWDIVRAIVKHGTTVLLTTQYLDEADQLASRIAVIDHGKVIAEGTKGQLKASVGAGAVHVRLREADQRPAAEALLVSHLEAQVLLEPDPVALTARLTGESTEQGAAEHAARALAELARAGIVVDTFSLGQPSLDEVFLALTDRTATPEESAA; this is translated from the coding sequence ATGAGTGAACTGGCCATCGAAGCCTCGGGGCTGGTCAAGGTGTTCGGCGAGAACCGGGCGGTCGACGGGATCGACCTGAAGGTCCCCGCCGGCACCGTGTACGGCGTCCTCGGGCCGAACGGCGCCGGCAAGACCACCGCGGTGAAGATGCTCGCGACCCTGCTCCGCCCCGACGGCGGTGAAGCGCGCATCTTCGGCAAGGACGTCGTCCGCGACGCCGACGCGGTCCGGTCCATGGTGAGCCTGACCGGGCAGTACGCCTCGGTCGACGAAGACCTGACCGGCACCGAGAACCTGGTGCTGATCGGCAGGCTGACCGGGCACCGCAAACCGGCGGCCCGCGCGCGGGCCGCGGAGCTGCTGGCGGCGTTCGGCCTCACCGAGGCCGCGGGACGGCAGGTGAAGAACTACTCCGGCGGGATGCGGCGGCGGATCGACATCGCCGCGAGCATCCTCAACACCCCGGACGTGCTCTTCCTCGACGAGCCGACGACCGGTCTCGATCCCCGCAGCCGCAACCAGGTCTGGGACATCGTGCGCGCGATCGTGAAGCACGGCACGACCGTCCTGCTGACCACGCAGTACCTCGACGAGGCCGACCAGCTGGCTTCGCGGATCGCGGTCATCGACCACGGCAAGGTGATCGCCGAAGGCACCAAGGGGCAGCTGAAGGCGTCGGTCGGGGCGGGCGCCGTCCACGTCCGGCTGCGCGAGGCCGACCAGCGGCCCGCGGCCGAGGCGCTGCTCGTCAGCCACCTGGAGGCGCAGGTGCTCCTGGAGCCGGACCCGGTCGCGCTCACCGCGCGGCTCACCGGCGAAAGCACCGAACAGGGTGCCGCCGAGCACGCCGCGCGCGCACTGGCCGAACTCGCCCGCGCCGGCATCGTCGTCGACACCTTCTCCCTCGGCCAGCCGAGCCTCGACGAGGTCTTCCTGGCCCTCACCGACCGCACCGCCACGCCTGAGGAGAGTGCAGCTTGA
- a CDS encoding NADPH-dependent FMN reductase, with product MDVSPLRVAVIVGSTREGRVGDAVGKWFTDRAENREDLVTEVLDLVDFDLPAGLPEHPTHDMQRFARLVDEAEAFVVVTPEYNRSFPASLKQAIDCAYDEWRAKPVAFVSYGYRSQGLYAVEQLRTIFTELHTVTMRDTVAFNLLDGTLFDSDGQVQAVTTLLDALAWWGLALRDARAARPYVC from the coding sequence ATGGACGTCAGTCCGCTGCGGGTCGCGGTGATCGTCGGCAGCACCCGCGAAGGGCGGGTGGGGGACGCCGTCGGCAAGTGGTTCACCGACCGGGCGGAAAACCGGGAAGACCTCGTCACCGAAGTGCTCGACCTGGTCGACTTCGACCTGCCCGCCGGGCTGCCGGAGCACCCGACTCACGACATGCAGCGGTTCGCGCGGCTGGTCGACGAGGCGGAGGCGTTCGTCGTCGTCACCCCCGAGTACAACCGCAGTTTCCCGGCGTCGCTCAAGCAGGCGATCGACTGCGCCTACGACGAGTGGCGCGCGAAACCGGTCGCCTTCGTCTCCTACGGCTACCGCTCCCAGGGGCTCTACGCCGTGGAGCAGCTGCGCACGATCTTCACCGAGCTGCACACGGTGACCATGCGCGACACCGTGGCCTTCAACCTCCTCGACGGCACCCTCTTCGACTCCGACGGCCAGGTGCAGGCCGTGACCACCCTGCTCGACGCACTCGCCTGGTGGGGTCTCGCCCTGCGCGACGCGCGCGCCGCCCGCCCCTACGTCTGCTGA
- a CDS encoding ROK family protein: MTGEELILGIDFGGTKVAIGLADRAGSLLVTRRLDTDAQAGAEQVVSRALAAARKLLADEGAADRLAAIGVVSPGIVLEDRILLAPNVPGWEELRLRDLVAAEFEGVPIEVGTDAKAAALAEWRWGALADTDPAVFLSLGTGIAAAVLVGGRLLAGANGAAGEIGYNLLSPQDTDGFASGAAPLEEAVGGRGLGGRASVLLGRPVTAGELFGLARENAQAKELVGAALDELSMHVANLAIALDPQRIAVGGGLVRSADILLPALRERLARAVPFPPELVSAKFDQDASLLGAIAIALDA; the protein is encoded by the coding sequence GTGACGGGGGAAGAACTGATCCTGGGGATCGACTTCGGCGGGACGAAGGTCGCGATCGGGCTGGCCGACAGAGCGGGGAGCCTGCTGGTCACCCGGCGGCTCGACACCGACGCGCAAGCGGGCGCCGAGCAGGTGGTGAGCCGGGCGCTCGCCGCGGCGCGGAAACTGCTCGCCGACGAAGGCGCCGCGGACCGGCTCGCCGCGATCGGCGTCGTCAGCCCGGGCATCGTGCTGGAGGATCGCATCCTGCTCGCGCCGAACGTGCCGGGCTGGGAGGAACTGCGGCTGCGTGACCTCGTCGCGGCCGAGTTCGAGGGCGTCCCGATCGAGGTGGGCACCGACGCCAAGGCGGCGGCGCTCGCGGAATGGCGGTGGGGGGCACTGGCGGACACCGATCCGGCGGTGTTCCTCTCGCTGGGGACCGGGATCGCCGCGGCGGTCCTGGTCGGCGGCCGGCTGCTGGCCGGCGCCAACGGCGCTGCGGGAGAGATCGGGTACAACCTCCTCTCGCCGCAGGACACCGACGGGTTCGCCAGCGGAGCGGCGCCGCTGGAGGAGGCCGTCGGTGGGCGTGGGCTGGGCGGCCGGGCGAGTGTGCTGCTCGGCCGCCCGGTAACCGCGGGCGAGCTGTTCGGCCTCGCCAGGGAGAACGCGCAGGCGAAGGAACTCGTCGGCGCGGCGCTCGACGAACTGTCGATGCACGTCGCGAACCTCGCCATCGCCCTCGACCCGCAGCGCATCGCCGTCGGTGGGGGATTGGTGCGCTCGGCCGACATCCTGCTGCCCGCGCTGCGCGAGCGGCTGGCGCGGGCCGTGCCGTTCCCGCCGGAACTGGTGTCGGCGAAATTCGACCAGGACGCGTCCCTGCTGGGCGCGATCGCGATCGCGCTGGACGCATAG
- a CDS encoding APC family permease — MSSSPRPGLERKIGPLQATAINMTQMCGIGPFVTIPAMVVTLGGPQAMFGWLIGAVIALADGLIWAELGAALPGAGGTYVYLREAFGSRTGRLMPFLFAWSAVLFIPLIMSTGIIGLVQYLGYLIPGVADDGGTTALGKVIGLGIIALIVLALFRKIGEIGKLTTVLFGIMLFAALSVIVAAFTHFDGAQAFAFTPGAFSFDGGAFWAGLGAGLIIAIYDYLGYNTSAYLGGEVRDPGRTLPRSIILSILGIMSLYFLLQLGVLGSIPLEELKNATSVASTVLEQAWGTGAAKVITVFIVIAAIGSVFAGLLGGSRVPFEAARDKVFLPVFARLHPKLNLPTAGVLTMGAIAAIGSLFTLTAVINAAVTVLVIVQSLAQVAAIVVLRRRRPELERPYRQWLYPIPTIIALLGWVYIYFSATLLSIGLSVGWIVLGVAAFLAYAKAERVWPFGPKGIQETFAGAAEGTGK, encoded by the coding sequence TTGAGTTCATCCCCGCGGCCGGGGCTCGAGCGGAAGATCGGGCCGCTCCAGGCGACCGCCATCAACATGACCCAGATGTGCGGGATCGGCCCGTTCGTCACCATCCCCGCGATGGTGGTGACCCTCGGCGGCCCGCAGGCCATGTTCGGCTGGCTCATCGGCGCGGTGATCGCGCTGGCCGACGGCCTCATCTGGGCGGAACTCGGTGCCGCCCTCCCCGGTGCCGGCGGCACCTACGTCTACCTGCGCGAGGCGTTCGGCTCCCGCACCGGCAGGCTCATGCCGTTCCTCTTCGCCTGGAGCGCGGTGCTGTTCATCCCGCTGATCATGTCCACCGGCATCATCGGGCTCGTCCAGTACCTGGGGTACCTGATCCCCGGGGTCGCCGACGACGGCGGGACGACGGCGCTCGGCAAGGTGATCGGTCTCGGGATCATCGCCCTGATCGTGCTGGCGTTGTTCCGCAAGATCGGCGAGATCGGGAAGCTGACCACCGTCCTGTTCGGGATCATGCTGTTCGCCGCACTCTCGGTGATCGTCGCGGCCTTCACGCATTTCGACGGCGCGCAAGCGTTCGCCTTCACGCCGGGCGCCTTCTCGTTCGACGGCGGCGCGTTCTGGGCCGGGCTCGGCGCGGGCCTGATCATCGCCATCTACGACTACCTCGGCTACAACACCAGCGCCTACCTCGGCGGCGAGGTGCGCGATCCGGGCCGGACGCTGCCGCGCTCGATCATCCTCTCGATCCTCGGCATCATGAGCCTGTACTTCCTGCTGCAGCTCGGCGTCCTCGGCTCGATCCCGCTGGAAGAGCTGAAGAACGCCACTTCGGTCGCCTCCACCGTGCTCGAACAGGCGTGGGGCACCGGCGCGGCCAAGGTCATCACCGTGTTCATCGTGATCGCGGCGATCGGTTCGGTGTTCGCGGGCCTGCTCGGCGGATCGCGGGTCCCGTTCGAGGCCGCGCGCGACAAGGTGTTCCTGCCGGTGTTCGCCAGGCTGCACCCGAAACTGAACCTGCCGACGGCCGGTGTGCTGACGATGGGCGCCATCGCCGCGATCGGCTCGCTGTTCACCCTGACCGCGGTGATCAACGCGGCGGTGACGGTGCTGGTGATCGTCCAGTCGCTCGCGCAGGTCGCGGCGATCGTGGTGCTGCGGCGGCGACGGCCGGAGCTGGAGCGGCCGTACCGCCAATGGCTCTACCCGATCCCGACGATCATCGCGCTGCTCGGCTGGGTCTACATCTACTTCTCCGCCACCTTGCTCTCGATCGGGCTTTCGGTGGGCTGGATCGTGCTGGGCGTGGCGGCGTTCCTCGCCTACGCGAAGGCGGAGCGCGTGTGGCCGTTCGGGCCCAAGGGGATTCAGGAAACGTTCGCGGGGGCGGCAGAGGGGACCGGGAAGTGA
- a CDS encoding S9 family peptidase translates to MGEPVTGTAAGVPFTVLPPSAEVSGPAPVVVAWHMIDAPRSDAAFAAALPLAGVPAWRVYLGMPLCGARMVGGAMDAVVERARRDAMLAYVDPFVRQAALEFPAALAELRERFGFDTSRTAVVGGSLGGAVALTILATREIPVRVAALINPAVRARSVVGLVEGLLEQPYPWNDEARQAADQLDFVARSGEISARETQVPLLLVSGEDDYPSLRTDAGDLVAALRERYTRPDDVRLAEVPGLAHPLAEEPGIEPAPQLPIAKLVDDTVSEWLVRHLG, encoded by the coding sequence GTGGGAGAACCGGTCACGGGCACGGCCGCCGGGGTGCCGTTCACCGTTTTGCCGCCATCCGCCGAGGTCAGCGGACCGGCGCCGGTGGTCGTCGCCTGGCACATGATCGACGCGCCCCGCTCCGACGCGGCGTTCGCGGCCGCGTTGCCGCTGGCGGGGGTGCCGGCGTGGCGGGTGTATCTCGGAATGCCGTTGTGCGGCGCGAGAATGGTCGGCGGCGCCATGGACGCCGTGGTCGAACGCGCCCGGCGTGACGCGATGCTCGCCTACGTCGACCCGTTCGTCCGGCAGGCCGCGCTGGAATTCCCCGCCGCGCTGGCCGAACTGCGCGAACGCTTCGGCTTCGACACGTCCCGCACGGCGGTCGTCGGCGGGTCGCTGGGTGGTGCGGTGGCGCTGACGATCCTGGCCACGCGCGAGATCCCGGTCCGCGTGGCGGCCCTGATCAACCCCGCCGTGCGGGCGCGTTCGGTGGTCGGCCTGGTGGAAGGCCTGCTGGAACAGCCGTATCCGTGGAACGACGAGGCGCGGCAGGCCGCGGATCAGCTCGACTTCGTCGCACGATCGGGTGAAATTTCGGCGCGGGAAACGCAAGTTCCGCTGCTGCTCGTCAGCGGCGAGGACGACTATCCGTCGTTGCGCACCGACGCCGGAGATCTGGTCGCCGCGCTGCGCGAGCGGTACACCCGTCCGGACGACGTCCGCCTGGCGGAGGTGCCCGGTCTCGCCCATCCGCTGGCCGAAGAGCCGGGTATCGAGCCCGCGCCGCAGCTGCCGATCGCGAAACTGGTGGACGACACGGTCTCGGAGTGGCTCGTGCGGCATCTGGGCTGA